In Massilia sp. METH4, the genomic window GCTTGTGGCGGCGGGGGTTCCGACACGCCGGCACCGGCGACGGCACCCGGCTCCTCGGGCCCGGTTACGCTCAGTGCGACCGCCGGCACGACGCAGTTGCTCCCCGGCGGCACGGCCACGCTGACCGGCACCGCCTCCGACAACAGCGCGATCACCTGGCAGCTCGCCCAGGGGTCACCCGGCGCGCTGTCGGCCGCGACCGGTGCATCCGTCACCTATACCGCTCCCGCATCGGGCCTATCGGCCCCCACGCCGGTGACGGTCAGCGCCACGGCCGGCGGCGCGACGAAGACGGTCACGCTGCTCGTCCACCCCTCGCCCGGCACCCCGGGCCTCAGCCTGCTCGCCGGCTCGCTCGGCAGCCACACGATCGTCGACGGAACGGGCACCGCGGCGCGCTTCGGGTCGATCGGCGACATGGCGGTGGCGGCCGATGGTTCGCTGGCCGTGGTCGACTTCAAGAAGCTGCTGCCGGTCGTGCGCCGGATCGGCGCCACGGGCGCCGTGACGTCGATCCCCGTCCCGGCCGGCGAGGATCCGGTATTCTGGGCCGTGCACGCGCTGGGCGTCGCTGCCGACGGCACCGCCTGGATGGTGCGCGAAAACGGGGTCCTGGGCACATTGCTGAGACTCGGCACGGATGGCAACGTGTCCGCCGCCGGCGGCCCGCAGCCGGAACTTCTCGGGGCCACCGGGCTGGTCGCAGGCGCCGCCGGCGAGCTGTTCGTGCAGACGACGAGCTACTCGGCATGCGCCCTCTATCGCGTCACCGACCAGGGCGCCGTCGCCCTGCTCGCCGGTGGCGGATGCGGGGCGCCCCTGGACGGGCGCGGCGCCGCCGCGGTGTTCAGCGCGCCGTCCGACCTGACCCGCGCCGCCGACGGCAGCCTGTACATGGTGGACGACGAGCAGATCCGCCGGATCGCGATGGATGGGACCGTGACGACGATCGTGCCGCGCGACAGCGCGGGCGTTCCCGTGCTGACCTTCCCGTTCAGGCCCCGCAGCATCGCCGCGCGGCCCGACGGCTCGCTTGCACTGCTGGCATGGGACGCGAAGGAACAGGTCGTGTGGAGCGTGGCGCCGGACGGGCTGGCCACGGTACTGTTGCGCCGCCCGGTCGTCCCCGTCGTGAACGGCACGAGTCGCCGGACCGATTTCGCGCTCGTGCGCAGCGATGCGGCGGGACGGCTGCTGCTCGCCACTCAAGGTGAAATCCACGTGCTGCAAGGCAGCACCACCACCCTGTTTGCCGGCCTGGAGGACGACGCCGTCGCCGACGTGGACGGCGCGGGTGCCGCCGCGCGCTTCGTCGATCCCAAGTATGTTGCTTCCGACCTGCGCGGCAACGTGTACGTTGCCGATCAACCGGTCTATTACAACCAGCCCGTCGGCTTCAGCAATGACCGGGGACTGTATGTGCGCAGGATCGATACATCCGGCAACGTGACGACGGTGATCCGGAATGCGCAGTTCGGCCGGCCGGCGGGCCTGCTGGCCGACCAGGGCGGCAACCTGTATGTCGTCGAGCAGAACTCCTTGAACGGCCGCTACCGCATGCCCGGCGGCGCCGTGTACAAGATCGGGCCGGACGGCACCACCACCCTGATCGCGGGCACGCTCGCCGCCAGCGGCAGCGTCGACGGCAAGGGCCCGGAGGCGCGCTTCGTCTGGCCGACCTTCGCCGGCATCGCGCCGGACGGCACGCTGTATGTCAACGACGATGGCGGCGTGCTGCGCAAGGTCGCCCAGGACGGCACGGTGACGACGGTGACGGCGCTCCCCGACGACGTGGCACGCGCGCCGGACGGCAAGCGCTACGGGTACGACGGCGAGACGGTGTACCGGATCGAGGCCGATGGAAGCCGCACCGTGGTGGCCGGCAGCAAGGGCATGGAGGGCACGGTGCTGGGTCCATTGCCCGGCGCCCTGTCCGCCCCGATCGTGACCGACGGCATGCTCGGCCCGACCGGCTTGCACACGTTCGCGCTGATTTCCAACTCCGCCATCGTGAAGCTGGTCCTGCCCCACTGATGGAGAAAAGCGGGGGTGCGGCAACGGCCGCCGCGCCCCCGATCAGTCGTTGCCGTGACTGTCCTGGCCGTGCCGGCGCACCCGTGCCAGGCGTTCGCCCGTGTCGGGATGGCTGGACAGGTAGGCCGGCACCCGCGCCTCCTTCTCCAGTTCCTGGAAGGCCGCGAAGACGTGTTCCAGGTGTGCCAGCGGCAAGCCATTGCGTTGCAGCAGGGCGACCGCGTAATCGTCGGCTTCCCGCTCGGCGTCGCGCGAATAGTGCAGGTCGAGTGCCAGCGCCGGCAGGCCGGCCACCAGCGAGCTGGCATCGCCGGAGAGCAGCAGCCCGGCCGCCGCCACGGCGGAGCCCTGGATCAGCCGGCGCGTCAGGTGGCGTCCGTGCAGGTGGCCGAGTTCGTGCGCCAGCGTGGCCATCACGGCCCCGTCGTCATCGAGCAACTCCACCATCTCGTCGGTCAGCACGATGTCGCCGGACGGCAGCGCGAACGCGTTCGGTCCGATGCGGCTCTTGCGAAACAGCAGGCGCCACTCGGGCGCCGGGCCGTCGAAGGTGTCGGGCGGCACGAGCCGCGCAAAGCGCTCGGCCAGTTCGCCGCGCCGGGCCGCCGGCAATTGGCTGGGCGAGAACACATGGCGGTCCAGCAGCGCCAGCGTGCCCTGCCCCATCTGCCGCTCGACCGCCACGGGCAGGTTGCGCGCCACCAGGTCGGCGCCGACCGGCAGCACGAACAGGTAGCCCAGCACCAGCACGGCGGCCGTCGCGCCCAGCGCTGCCACCGCGCCGCGCCAGCTCTGCTGCATCCGCACCACCGTGGTGTCGCGATGGCCCGTCGCGTGCAGCAGGGCGTCCAGCGCCTGCTGGTCGTCCGCTTCGAACGTGGCTTCGTCGGGGAACGTGAGCTTGCGCGGTGCGCGGGCGATCCGCTCGGCCACGCGCATCTCCGCCAGTGGCGTGCTGCGTTCCACGTCGCCGGCCAGGTGCACGGCGCCATCGCGCACGGCCAGCGTCACGCGATGGGCGCGCGACGTGAGGCCGTCGAAGTAGCTGCCGGTCAGTTCTTCCGCCATGGCGTTACAGGGCCAGGTCGAAGCCGCCGAGGTCGGCGGCGCTTTCGCCGATCGCACCGATTTCGGCGCGCTGGCCGGCCGTGATGTCATCCAGGCTGCCCTCGACGACCAGCGAAGTGCACGCGAGGCGGTAATTCGCCGCCCGCACCGTGGCGAACGGAATGAACAGGCCCAGTGTGAAGAGGATGCCCAGCGTGTTGGTGATGTACAGCCAGGCGATGCCCTTGAGCGTCATCGTCGAACGGAAGCGATGCTGGGCGAGATAGGTGTGGTTCCAGATCAGGTTTTGCAGCGCCGTCATGGCCACGAACATCACGACCAGCATGTAGGGGTAGACAGCGAACGCCATCAGGATCGTCAGGTCTTTCCCGGCCCCGAGGGCGATTCCCGCGAACGACACGACGGTCATCGCGACGATGGCCAGCAGCATCATGCCGAATACACCCAGGTAGATCTTGTAGAAGCCGCGCACCGGCGCGTCGAAGCTGAACGGCACGTTGCCATAGCGGCTTTCGGTATGCTGGAAGCGCTTGACGCGCTGGTGGACGAACGGGTACAGCAGGCCCAGCGTCAGCACACCGAGCAGCGGCAGCACCAGGTAGTGGAAATAGGCGCCCTTGGCGCTGCCGCGGAAGGAAAAGCGGATGCCGCGATAGCTGCTGTTGTACAGCGCGAACTGCAGGCTTTTCCACAGCATCCATGGCATCACGGCCATCCACAGCACGAAGACGCCGGCGGCCACCGCCGGCGCGGTCTGCAAGCCGATGTTGTAGGCGCCCAGCATGACGGCGGCGATGATCCGTCCCTTGAGGATCGCGCCGGGCTTGGCATGGTATTCGAAACCGCCGCCCGCCAGCCGGGTATTGGCATAAAAATATTGATTGGTGCGGACCTTTGCCCAGGCCGAATAGATGCCGAGCGTGACGATCGTCAGCAGGACGTTGACGATCCAGATCCTGAAATACTCGCTGCCCGAGGCAGTGAACTCGAATTTCTCTTCGCGGCTTTCCGGCGCCGCCTCTTTCAATGCCGCACCGCCGCTGTATACGCTGCTCATGATGCTCCCCATGGTTAAAGTGAACGAGCACGATGCAGGTGGTCGCAATAGTTGTCAATGAGAAATAGCAAAGAGGCACATAAAGTGTGCACGGCTGTGACAATTGGAGAGCTTCGACCGCCGTCGCGGGGAAACCGCGCCTGCCGCACTAATGTAAAATGGCGCGGTTCCGGGCCCGTGCCCGCCCTCTCATATCTGATCACCCGACATGCTAGACAATCTGACTCAACGCCTCGCCAAGGTCGTCAAGACCATGCGCGGCGAGGCCCGGCTGACCGAAGCCAACACCGCCGAAATGCTGCGCGAAGTGCGCCTGGCCCTGCTGGAGGCCGACGTGGCCCTGCCGGCCGTGCGCGAATTCATCGGCAAGGTCAAGGAAAAGGCGCTCGGCGAGGAAGTCGTCGGCTCGCTGTCGCCGGGCCAGGCGCTGGTGGGCGTGGTGCAGCGCGAACTGGGCGCCCTGATGGGCGCCGATCTCGGCCCCGAAGCCACCCAACTGAGCTTCGCCCAGCAGCCGCCGGCGATCATCCTGATGGCCGGCCTGCAGGGCGTGGGTAAAACCACCACCGTCGGCAAGCTGGCCAAGTACCTGCGCGAGCAGAAGAAGAAAAAAGTGCTGACCGTGTCGGCCGACGTGTACCGCCCCGCCGCCATCGCGCAGCTGCAATCGGTGACCGGCCAGGCCGGCGCCGACTTCTTCCCGTCGACGGCGCAGGACAAGCCGGTGGACATCGCGCTGTCCGCACTGGACTGGGCGAAGAAGCATTATCACGACGTGCTGATCATCGACACCGCCGGCCGCCTCGGTATCGACGAAGAGATGATGAAGGAGATCGCCGCCGTGCACGGCGCGGTCAAGCCGATCGAGACGCTGTTCGTCGTCGACGCGATGCTGGGCCAGGATGCGATCAACACCGCCAAGGCGTTCAACGACGCGCTGCCGCTGACCGGCATCGTGCTGACCAAGCTCGATGGCGATTCGCGCGGCGGCGCGGCGCTGTCCGTGCGCCACATCACGGGCAAGCCGATCAAGTTCGCCGGCGTGTCCGAGAAGCTCGATGGCCTGGAAGCCTTCGATCCCTCGCGCATGGCCAACCGCATCCTCGGCATGGGCGACATCCTCGCGCTGGTGGAAGAGGCGCGCAAGGGCGTGGACGCGAAGGCCGCGGCCGACCTGGCGGCCAAGGTGAAGGCGGGCGGCAAGTTCGACATGAACGACTTCAAGGCCCAGCTGGGCCAGATGAAGAAGATGGGCGGCATGGCCGGCCTGGTCGACAAGCTGCCGGCCCAGTTCCAGCAGGCGGCCGGCAACGCCAACATGGACCAGGCGGAAAAGCAGGTGCGCCGCATGGTCGGCATCATCGATTCGATGACGCCCGCCGAACGCGCCAAGCCGGAGCTGATCAAGGCGGCCCGCAAGCGCCGCATCGCGGCCGGCGCCGGCGTGCAGGTGCAGGAAGTCAACCGCATGCTGAATCAGTTCGAACAGATGCAGACGATGATGAAAAAGCTCCAGGGCGGCGGCCTGATGAAGATGATGCGCAGCATGAAGGGCATGATGCCCGGCTTGCGTTAAAGCCAGTGTTTACGGGGCTTTCTGCCCTGTGCATCCCCCGGAACCGCCCTGTGCGCAAGCCCAGCGGCGGTTTTTGTCATTATTAACCTTTCTTTACGTGCCGTTTCCCACAAAAAAGGCGAAAAACGCTTGCATCCTTGTAAAAAGCCCACCAATATTAGCCGTGCGATTGTATTGCGCAATTTTCCATGTGTTTGTTAAGGAGGCTCGAATATGGCAACAGCCAAGAAATCCACGGCAGCACCTGCCAAGAAAGCCGCGACCAAAGCGGCTCCGGCAAAGAAGGCCGCCGCTCCAGCGAAAGCTGCAGCCAAGCCGGCAGCGAAAAAGGCAGCACCCGCAGCACGCAAGCCCAATGCAGCATTCATGAAAGAGATGACTCCGTCGGCCCAACTGTCCCCGGTAGTAGGTGCCTCCCCGCTGCCGCGCACGGAAGTCACGAAGAAAGTCTGGGATTACATCAAGAAGCACAACCTGCAGGACGCCGCGAACCGCCGCATGATCAACGCGGACGACAAGCTGAAAGCCGTTTTCGGCGGCAAGGCCCAGGTTTCCATGTTCGAAATGACGAAGCTGATTTCCGATCACCTGAGCTGACCATGCACCGGCCCGCCCGGTACCGAACAGAGCCCCCGGCGCTTGCAGCGACCGGGGATTTTTTTTGCGCCTTGCACTGCACGCACGGCGGCCGAACACCGGTGTCAGATACCGTGTTCACCCGCAAGCCTTTTGCCCATGTGATTCGGGTCAAATGGCTTTCGTGAGCGGACGACGCCGTACATCTGGTGCACGAGCTTGCGCATGACGGCAGCGATGACAGCCATCTTAGCCATGCCTGTTGACTGCAGCCGGTTTGCAAATTCCCTTAACAGCGGGTTCTTTCTGATCGCTGTAAGTGCTGGCATGTATAGGGCTGCCCGCAGGTCGCGACAGCCCATTCTGGTAATGGTAGTCCTACCCCTCACCGAGCTGCCTGATTGCCTCTGGCGTGGCGTCACCCCAATGTAGGCCGCCAGTTCCTTGGCGCTGCCGAAGCGCCGCAGGTTCCCCACACGACCAAGTACCTTGGCCGCGGTCCCGCGGCCAAGGCCTGGGATCGACTCAATCAGCTCAGCATCGTGCCGGAGATCCGGATGCCGATCGATGTGATCATCGATATCGTTCTCCAGCTGCTTGATTTGTTTGTCCAGCCAATCCAAGTGCGTCTTGGCGTGAGCTGCCACCTCGGTCTGGTTTGCAAACTCAAGTGCTTCGATACGATTGGCCTGTTGCTGTCGAATGTCTTTCAACGATGCCAGATGCTCGTTCCAAGCCCTCAATTGCCGCTGCTCGTGCGAAGGGGCCTGCCAAAGCGCTGGGCTCATCGCTGCGCAGTATCGCGCAATGAGAGCTGCATCAGCTTTGTCGTTTTTGTTTCGGATGATTAGACTCTGGCCAAATCCTTTGATGCTGGCAGGATTGACGACGCTCACCTTCATGCCCATGTCGCTCAATGCCAGGGCAACAGGCTCGCTGTACACGCCTGTCGATTCCATGCAAATATGGACCGCATCGAGCGTAACATCCTGATTCTTCAACCACTTTATCAGCTCTGCGTAACCGTCCCTGTTGTTCGGAAGCACTTTGCTCTTGAGCTTCCCATTCTTCAGCAACGCTATATCCAGTTTGCTTTTGCTGACATCAATTCCTACTACTGGCGTGCCTACGAAATTCATTTGTTGACCACCCTCGTATGCAGGCTCGAAGCCTAAGATACCGTCCGGACTTAACAATGAAAAACAGGCAGAGGCGCCAATCTGACCCACAGGCTCTTGGCCTTAGACACCATCGACATCACTCTGCCTGGCCGTTTCCTTCAGCGGTAATTTTGCCAAAGATCCGACGGGATCATCATACGAGACACCATTTCGAGCAAAGCTCGAAATGGTGTCTGACACCGGTTTTCCTGAGCCAACACCAGAGACGCCTACTTCCAGTTATTCCACGCCTTCAGCACCGCGTTCGGATACTCCGCCCTCCCCCGGCTGCCGTTGTAGCGCCCCAGCGCGAGGAACAGGTCGCCCTTTTCCATGTCCAGGTACATGCGCAGGATCGCGCAGCCGTAGCGCAGGTTGGTCTGCATGTTGAACAGCTTGCGGCGGTCTCTGTCGCCGATCACGTTGGTCCAGAACGGCATCACCTGCATGTAGCCGCGCGCGCCGACGATGGACACGGCGTACTTGCGATACGCCGATTCCACCTGGATCAGCCCCAGCACGAGCGAGGGCTCGAGGCCCGCGCGGCGCGCCTCGTACCAGACGGTTTCCAGGAATTCGCGCCGATGCAGTTCGTCCGGCAGCTTGCGTTGCAGCCGGCCGGACATGTCGGCCACCCACGCGTCATAGCGCTGCTGGTCGGCCGGATTGGTGAAGACGGGCTTCGGCGGGCGCGCGTCCAGGATGGCATTGGACAGGGCGACGCGCACCGCATCGGCCAGCGCCTCTTCCTTCTGGTTGCCCGCGAAGCCGAACGGGGCGCACAGCACGCCGGTGGCGAAAGCCACCGTGTGCCACCAGCGCAACGGGCGCGCCCACCACCGGCGCCGCTCGCGACCTCCCCCGCCCATGATTACTGCTGCACTTTGGCCTTGATGAAGGCCACGATATCGGCCAGCGGCACGCCCGTCGCCTCGGCGTCGCGGCGGCCCTGGTATTCCAGGTTGCCATCCTTCAGGCCGCGCTCACCGATGACGACGCGATGCGGCACGCCGATCAGTTCCCAGTCGGCGAACATGGCGCCCGGGCGCAGGCCGCGGTCGTCCACGATCACGTCGATGCCGGCCGCCAGCGCCGCGGCATACAGCTTCTCTGTCTCTTCCTTGACCAGTTCGCTGCGGTCCAGGCCCATCGGGCACAGCACCAGCTCGAACGGCGCGATGGCGGTCGGCCAGACGATGCCCTTGTCGTCGAAGTTCTGCTCGATCGCCGCGCCCAGGATGCGGGTGACGCCGATGCCGTAGCAACCCATCTGCAGCGGTGCCGGCTTGCCGTTTTCATCGAGGTAAGTGGCGTTCATCGCCTGCGAATACGCGGTTCCCAGCTGGAACACGTGGCCCACTTCGATGCCGCGCTCGATCGCCAGCACGCCCTTGCCGTCCGGCGAAGGGTCGCCCTCGACCACGTTGCGCAGGTCGGCCGTGATGTGCGGCTCGGCCACGTCGCGGCCCCAGTTGGCGCCCGTGAAGTGGTAGTCCTCCTCGTTCGCGCCCGTCACGAAGTCGGCCATGTTGGCCACCGTGCGGTCGGCCACGATCGTGACCGGCAGCTTCGTGCCGATCGGGCCGAGGTAACCCGGCTTGCAGCCGTACACTTCCTCGATCTCCTCGGCGGTCGAGAAGCGGTAGGCGCCCTGCAGGCCCGGCACCTTCGACGCCTTGATCTCGTTGAGCTCATGGTCGCCCCGCAGCAGCAGCATGAAGTACTGCTTCTCGATCTTGCCTTCGTTGTCGGTTTCCACGGTCAGCGCGAGCGTCTTGAGCGTCTTCGACAGGTCGATGCCCAGCTGGCGCGCCACTTCCTCGCACTTGGCGGCCTTCGGGGTATGCGCCTTCACCAGCTCTTCGGAAGGTGCCGGGCGGGTGCCGGTGGCGAGCGCCTCGGCCGCCTCCATATTGGCCGCATAGTCGGACGTGGGGCAGTACACCAGCGCATCCTCGCCGGTGCTGGCGATCACGTGGAATTCGTGCGAGCCGGTGCCGCCGATCGCGCCGTTGTCGGCCGCCACCGCGCGGAACTTCAGGCCGAAGCGGGTGAAGATCTTCACGTAGGCGTCGAACATCACCTGATAGGACTTTTGCATGCCTTCCAGGTCGCGATCGAACGAGTACGCATCCTTCATCGTGAATTCACGGCCACGCATCAGGCCGAAGCGGGGGCGGCGCTCGTCGCGGAATTTGGTCTGGATGTGGTAAAAATTCAACGGCAGCTGGCGATACGACTTGATCTCGCTGCGCACCACGTCGGTGATCACTTCCTCGGAGGTCGGCTGAATCGCGAACTCCCGGCCATGCCGGTCCTTTACGCGCATCAGTTCCGGCCCCATCTTGTCCCAGCGGCCCGTTTCTTGCCACAGCTCGGCCGGCTGTACCAGCGGCATCAGGAGCTCGATGGCGCCGGCGCGGTTCATCTCCTCGCGCACGATCGCCTCGACCTTGCGGATCACCTTCAGGCCCATCGGCATATACGTGTAGATGCCGGAGCCCAGCCGCTTGATCATGCCTGCCCGCATCATCAGCTTGTGGCTGACGATTTCGGCGTCAGAAGGCGCTTCTTTGAGTGTGGAAATAAAAAACCGTGACGCACGCATATCTGTGAATTCTTTTCAAAAAGAGAGGGTTATAATCAACCTAATTTTAAAGGATTAGCTGGCTGATGCATCCATCATTTATACAATACGCCCAACTGCGCGTTCTACTGCGGCGCTCAACTGCGGGCTTGCCGGACGCTTCCCTACCAGGGGGGCGATGCCGGCAGGCGGACTTGTAGGCAAAAATGTAAGAAGGATCGCACAGCAGGCAGAAAGTTTGAGGTGCACTATGCTCGATCGGGAAGGGTTCCGCCCCAACGTCGGCATCATCCTGCTCAACTCGCATAACGAGGTGTGGTGGGGCAAGCGGGTGCGCGAGCACTCATGGCAATTTCCGCAAGGAGGAATCAAATACGGCGAGACGCCGGAGCAGGCGATGTACCGCGAGCTGCAGGAGGAAATCGGCTTGCGGCCCGAGCACGTGAAGATCGTGGGCCGCACGCGCGACTGGCTGCGCTACGAGGTGCCGGACCATTTCATCAAGCGCGAGATCCGCGGCCATTACCGTGGCCAGAAGCAGATCTGGTTCCTGCTGCGCATGTGCGCGCGCGACAATGAAGTGAACCTGCGCCTGACGGACCACCCGGAGTTCGATGCCTGGCGCTGGCACGAATACTGGGTGCCGCTGGACGTGGTCATTGAATTCAAGCGCGAGGTGTACCAGCGCGCGCTCCAGGAACTGTCGCGCTTTCTCACCTGGCCGTCGCACGGCGAGCGCCGTCATTCGTCGCGCTACCTGCGCCAGCCGCACGGCCGCGGCCAGCAGGGGCAGCGCGCGCAGCAACAGGCGATCGCGGCACCGCCGCAGGAACTTGTCGGCTGCGACGGTGCGGCCCTGGCCACCTCCGGCAAGCGCTGACGTCGGCACATTGGTGTCGGACACCTTTTCCGGGCGATTTTCCGGAAAAGGTGTCCGACACCGGTTTTCCCACGCCCCGCCCCGGCGTGTACCCCTTCCAGGTCTTCCTCACAGCCTGCACCACCGGACAATTCTTTGTACAATGTCCGCCCACCCCCGCACGCCCATTGCCAGCCCCATGTTCACCCCCTCCTCCCACGACGTCCGCCGCTTCTTCTGCGAAGTGTTCCGCAAGGACCGCGCCCATGAAATCCTGACCCCCATCGAGGCGATGGCGCTGGACTGGGTGCGCCAGCACCCCGAGTACGACGAAGCATTGACCGACGTGGAAGCGGCGCTGGCGCGCGACTACTCGGTGGAAGGCGGGCAACCCAATCCCTTCCTGCACCTGGCGATGCACCTGTCGATCTCCGAGCAGGTGTCGATCGACTCGCCACGGGGCATCCGCGCCGCCTATGAAGCCCTGTCGAACAAGCTCGGCCAGCACGACGCGCAGCACGAAATCATGGAATGCCTGGGGGAGATGATCTGGAAGTCGCAGCGCAGCGGGCTGCCGCCGGACGGGGAGGCGTATATCGAGGCCGTCAGGCGGCGCACCTGAAGTTGGTGCCCGACACCTTTTCCCGATGGGAAAAGGTGTCGGGGAGGGGTAATGGCATGCATGCCATTACCGCTTGACAGGCGCGGAGCATGCTCCGCGAAACCCCTGTCAAGCCACCGGTTTTCGGTCGCGATTACCGCTTCACGACCATATTCCCCGGCAAGCTGTGCAAATAAGCCGCCAGGTCCGCGATATCCTTGTTCGACAGCGGCTTCACCAGGCCACCCATGATAGGGTTGTTGCGGCCGTTCGGGCCGTCGCCGCGCTTGTAGGCGATCAGCGCGTGGGCCAGGTAATCCTTGTGCTGGCCGGCCAGCTTCGGGTAGCTCGGGTCGATCGGCGAGTTGTAATCCTTGCCATGGCAAGTCGCGCACGCGTACTTCTCGGCCAGCGCCTTGCCGTTGTTGATGTTCCCGGCGGCGAAAGCGCCGGCGGAGGCGATGCAGCAGGCCACGGCGAACAGGGTTTTCTTCATCGTGGTCCTCATTTCTGCTTGGCGTAATAGGCGGCGATGTCGGCGATGTCCTGGTCGGACAGGCTGACGGCGATTCCCTGCATCGACGGGTGCTTGCGGTCACCTTTCTGGTAACCCTTCAGCGCCGCTTCGATGTACTTGGCATTCTGGCCGCCGATCTTCGGCACCGGGAACACTTCCGGGAAGGTGGCCTTGTAGCCGGGGATGGCGTGGCAGCCGATGCACATTTCGATCTTGGCTGGGGCGGCGGCCGGGTTGCCGACGATGTCCGCGGCCAGCGCGGCCGGCGCGGCCTGTACTGCGCCGGCAAGCAGGAACACTGCTGTCAGTTTATTCATGGGTGGCTAGTCGAATCCAAAAGAGTAGTTGGAGGGGACTCATTCTTCATCGAGGTCTCCGTGTCCCCTTGCTGCTTGCATAAATACTTGCTCTGCGTGCTACCAGCGGCCCATTCTAGCGCGGCTGTTTCTGGTCGTCCATAACGATTCAGGTACGTTCTGGGCTGCGCGGAACTACCGTATACTGGCCTTTTTCTCCCGAACCGGAAGCTTTTCCATGACCGTCCACCACGAGAACAGCCGCTTCGATGGCTCCGCCAACTATGTTGCCACAAATGACCTGAAGCTTGCCGTCAACGCGGCGCTTACCTTGCAGCGGCCGCTGCTCGTGAAGGGCGAACCGGGCACCGGCAAGACCATGCTGGCCGAGGAAGTGGCCGCCGCGCTGGACCGGCCGCTGTTGCAGTGGCACGTCAAATCCACCACCAAGGCGCAGCAGGGCCTGTATGAATACGACGCCGTCTCGCGCCTGCGCGATTCGCAGCTGGGCGACGAGCGCGTGCGCGACATCCACAACTACATCGTCAAGGGCGTGCTGTGGCAGGCGTTCACGGCGCCCGAACCCGTGGTGCTGCTGATCGACGAGATCGACAAGGCCGACATCGAATTCCCCAACGACCTGCTGCGCGAACTGGACCGGATGGAATTCTACGTCTATGAAACCCGCGAGATGGTGGTGGCGAAGCACCGCCCGCTGGTGATCATCACGTCGAACAACGAGAAGGAATTGCCGGACGCCTTCCTGCGCCGCTGCTTCTTCCACTACATCGCCTTCCCCGACCGGGACACCATGGAAGCGATCGTGCAGGTGCATTTCCCCAAGCTGAAGCAGGACCTGCTGGCACAGGCGCTGCAAACGTTCTACGAAGTGCGCGACATCTCCGGGCTGAAGAAGAAGCCCTCCACGTCGGAATTCCTCGACTGGCTCAAGCTCCTGCTGGCCGAGGACATTCCGCCGGAAGCACTGCGCAGCAAGGACAGCCGTGCGATCGTGCCGCCGCTGCACGGCGCCCTGCTGAAGAACGAG contains:
- a CDS encoding cytochrome c, with product MKKTLFAVACCIASAGAFAAGNINNGKALAEKYACATCHGKDYNSPIDPSYPKLAGQHKDYLAHALIAYKRGDGPNGRNNPIMGGLVKPLSNKDIADLAAYLHSLPGNMVVKR
- a CDS encoding RNA pyrophosphohydrolase; translated protein: MLDREGFRPNVGIILLNSHNEVWWGKRVREHSWQFPQGGIKYGETPEQAMYRELQEEIGLRPEHVKIVGRTRDWLRYEVPDHFIKREIRGHYRGQKQIWFLLRMCARDNEVNLRLTDHPEFDAWRWHEYWVPLDVVIEFKREVYQRALQELSRFLTWPSHGERRHSSRYLRQPHGRGQQGQRAQQQAIAAPPQELVGCDGAALATSGKR
- a CDS encoding cytochrome c, producing MNKLTAVFLLAGAVQAAPAALAADIVGNPAAAPAKIEMCIGCHAIPGYKATFPEVFPVPKIGGQNAKYIEAALKGYQKGDRKHPSMQGIAVSLSDQDIADIAAYYAKQK
- a CDS encoding DUF1841 family protein, coding for MFTPSSHDVRRFFCEVFRKDRAHEILTPIEAMALDWVRQHPEYDEALTDVEAALARDYSVEGGQPNPFLHLAMHLSISEQVSIDSPRGIRAAYEALSNKLGQHDAQHEIMECLGEMIWKSQRSGLPPDGEAYIEAVRRRT
- a CDS encoding MoxR family ATPase, with translation MTVHHENSRFDGSANYVATNDLKLAVNAALTLQRPLLVKGEPGTGKTMLAEEVAAALDRPLLQWHVKSTTKAQQGLYEYDAVSRLRDSQLGDERVRDIHNYIVKGVLWQAFTAPEPVVLLIDEIDKADIEFPNDLLRELDRMEFYVYETREMVVAKHRPLVIITSNNEKELPDAFLRRCFFHYIAFPDRDTMEAIVQVHFPKLKQDLLAQALQTFYEVRDISGLKKKPSTSEFLDWLKLLLAEDIPPEALRSKDSRAIVPPLHGALLKNEQDVHLFERLVFMSRHNR